In one Vibrio sp. VB16 genomic region, the following are encoded:
- the deoD gene encoding purine-nucleoside phosphorylase, with amino-acid sequence MALAIKANPNDFAETVIMPGDPLRAKYIAETYLTDAVEVNKVRNMLGYTGMYKGKRLSVMSHGMGIPSISMYAYELIKDFGVKNLIRIGSCGSVRDDIQLMDIVIAMGASTDSKANRERFKGHDFAALADYHLLETAVNTARKQELNVKVGNLFTCDLFYGPNPDIFEVLETYGIIGVEMEVAGLYAVASELGANALGILTTTDHIKNGGMLTIEERELSLHQMIELALDTAIEL; translated from the coding sequence ATGGCGCTAGCAATTAAAGCCAACCCTAATGATTTTGCAGAAACAGTCATCATGCCTGGCGACCCTCTCCGAGCGAAGTACATTGCAGAAACCTACCTAACAGATGCTGTTGAGGTAAACAAAGTACGCAACATGCTGGGTTATACCGGCATGTATAAAGGGAAACGTTTATCCGTCATGTCTCATGGCATGGGCATTCCTTCAATTTCTATGTATGCCTATGAATTAATAAAAGATTTTGGTGTTAAGAATTTAATCCGTATCGGCTCTTGTGGCTCAGTCAGAGATGATATCCAATTAATGGATATTGTCATTGCAATGGGTGCAAGCACAGACTCTAAAGCCAACCGCGAACGATTCAAAGGGCACGACTTTGCGGCACTCGCTGACTACCACTTACTAGAAACCGCCGTAAATACGGCACGTAAACAAGAGCTAAACGTCAAAGTGGGTAACCTATTCACTTGTGACCTTTTCTACGGTCCAAATCCAGATATTTTCGAAGTACTCGAAACATACGGCATCATCGGTGTCGAGATGGAAGTGGCAGGACTCTATGCCGTCGCTTCGGAACTCGGTGCCAACGCATTAGGCATATTGACCACAACCGATCACATTAAAAATGGTGGCATGCTCACAATTGAAGAACGTGAATTGTCGCTTCATCAAATGATTGAACTGGCACTCGACACGGCAATCGAGCTTTAA
- a CDS encoding NupC/NupG family nucleoside CNT transporter has translation MELVISIVGIFALFGVAYLLSENKKAINFRTVGFAFGIQLALGGLILYSSIGQDIILSMANGVSAVIGYSNDGISFLFGGLVSDKMYELFGSGGFVIAFKVLPIIVFFSSLSAVLYHLGIMQFIVKWIGGALQKLLKTSKAESMSATANIFLGVTEAPLLIKPYLPTMTRSELFAVMCGGLASIAGTMLASYAQLGVRMEYLLAASFMAAPGGLLFAKILIPETDKVNDVNPEKAEENQTLNIIDAAATGASNGVKLAIEVGGMLLAFVGLVALLNGLLGGAGSWVGFDNLSLQLILGYLFSPIAWLMGVPWNEATLAGSFIGQKIVINEFFAYINLAPYLSGDAIVGATGMPMTERTQVIISFALCGFANIGTVAIAIGGIGGMIAERRSEIASLGFKALAAGILSNLMGATIAGIFFGLG, from the coding sequence ATGGAACTCGTTATTAGTATTGTAGGAATTTTCGCCCTGTTTGGTGTCGCTTATTTGTTGTCTGAGAATAAGAAGGCCATCAACTTTAGAACGGTTGGATTCGCATTTGGCATCCAATTAGCCCTTGGTGGTCTTATCTTGTACTCATCGATTGGGCAAGACATCATTTTGTCTATGGCCAACGGCGTCTCTGCGGTGATTGGTTACAGTAATGATGGGATAAGCTTTCTATTTGGTGGGCTTGTTAGCGACAAAATGTACGAACTGTTTGGTAGTGGCGGTTTTGTTATTGCCTTTAAAGTGTTGCCAATTATTGTGTTCTTTTCTTCTTTATCCGCCGTACTGTACCACCTTGGCATTATGCAGTTTATCGTCAAATGGATAGGTGGAGCACTGCAAAAACTTCTTAAAACCAGCAAAGCTGAGTCAATGTCTGCCACCGCAAACATTTTCTTAGGAGTGACAGAGGCCCCTCTTCTTATTAAACCCTATTTGCCTACTATGACACGCTCAGAGCTATTCGCGGTAATGTGTGGTGGTTTAGCCTCTATCGCAGGCACCATGTTAGCGAGCTATGCACAGCTTGGTGTGAGAATGGAATATCTGTTAGCCGCTTCTTTTATGGCGGCACCGGGTGGATTGCTATTTGCAAAAATACTGATACCTGAAACAGACAAAGTAAATGATGTAAACCCAGAGAAAGCAGAAGAAAATCAGACGTTAAATATCATTGATGCTGCGGCGACAGGCGCTTCTAACGGCGTGAAGTTGGCGATCGAAGTGGGTGGTATGTTGCTAGCATTTGTTGGTTTAGTCGCATTATTAAATGGATTATTAGGCGGAGCGGGCAGTTGGGTTGGGTTTGATAACCTAAGCCTGCAATTGATCTTGGGTTATCTGTTTTCTCCTATCGCGTGGTTGATGGGGGTACCTTGGAATGAGGCGACGCTAGCCGGTTCATTCATTGGTCAAAAAATAGTAATTAATGAATTTTTTGCCTACATTAACTTAGCACCTTATCTGAGTGGCGACGCCATCGTCGGGGCAACGGGTATGCCGATGACGGAGCGTACCCAGGTGATCATCTCCTTCGCATTATGTGGTTTTGCTAACATAGGAACGGTAGCAATAGCCATTGGTGGGATTGGTGGAATGATCGCAGAGCGTCGTTCAGAAATAGCCTCTTTAGGTTTTAAGGCGCTTGCTGCGGGTATTTTGTCGAACCTAATGGGGGCGACGATAGCCGGAATATTTTTTGGCCTAGGTTAA
- the add gene encoding adenosine deaminase encodes MDKKLPKVVLHEHIEGTVTPEMALVLAEKYSVILPANFIYQEGKYNRSEFPNGRYNYNESDFGAFVTTYDTVAALVRAPEDYYLIVKDYLSRNAEKGLVYCEIITSAFHLCYTEQEDGSGELDSEKYHQIMDAVERAIAEVKASYGTETRLQACGVRHLSLEHLNLSTDFIQQQPRSVITGFNIAGNELAGTFSDFTYVHELVDQIPLDKSYHAGEICGPDSIRQALKYGAKRIGHGIAAIKDEALIETLIRDNITLEIAPTSNRILVSELNQSLEHHPLRKLYEKGVRLSINTDDAGLFGTDIGKEYHIAETQFGFTKVELLDVTLCALEAAFVEDEVRDTLIEQTYREMKEQDWQDLTALCTALPQGALQKRLANRLQFRP; translated from the coding sequence ATGGATAAGAAACTTCCAAAAGTCGTGCTTCATGAGCATATTGAAGGCACAGTGACACCAGAAATGGCGCTTGTTTTAGCGGAAAAATACAGTGTCATCTTGCCAGCGAACTTTATTTACCAAGAGGGTAAATATAACCGTAGTGAATTTCCAAATGGTCGTTACAATTATAATGAATCTGATTTTGGTGCCTTTGTTACCACCTATGATACCGTCGCGGCTCTAGTGCGGGCACCAGAAGATTACTATTTGATTGTTAAGGACTATCTTTCTCGTAATGCTGAAAAAGGCTTGGTCTACTGCGAGATTATTACATCAGCATTCCATCTGTGTTACACCGAACAAGAGGATGGTTCAGGTGAACTCGATAGCGAGAAATATCATCAAATCATGGACGCCGTAGAACGTGCAATTGCCGAGGTAAAAGCATCATATGGTACTGAAACTCGACTACAAGCGTGTGGGGTTCGACACTTGAGCCTAGAGCACCTTAATTTGAGTACAGATTTTATCCAACAGCAACCAAGATCGGTTATCACTGGCTTTAATATTGCGGGCAATGAATTGGCGGGGACGTTTTCTGATTTTACTTATGTACATGAGTTGGTCGATCAAATTCCATTGGATAAATCTTATCATGCAGGTGAAATATGCGGGCCAGACAGTATTCGCCAGGCACTAAAATATGGAGCAAAACGTATCGGTCACGGTATCGCGGCGATCAAAGATGAAGCATTAATAGAAACGCTTATTCGTGACAATATCACCTTGGAGATTGCCCCTACCAGTAATCGTATTTTGGTCTCTGAACTGAATCAGTCACTTGAGCATCATCCGCTGCGTAAGTTGTATGAAAAAGGCGTACGTCTTTCTATTAATACCGATGATGCCGGGTTATTTGGAACCGACATTGGTAAGGAATACCATATTGCAGAAACACAATTTGGTTTCACAAAAGTCGAATTGTTAGATGTCACCTTATGTGCACTTGAAGCGGCATTTGTAGAGGATGAGGTAAGGGATACGCTGATTGAGCAGACTTATCGAGAAATGAAGGAACAAGATTGGCAGGATCTTACGGCTCTCTGTACAGCGTTACCACAAGGTGCATTACAGAAACGTCTGGCTAATCGTCTTCAGTTCCGCCCCTAA
- a CDS encoding XapX domain-containing protein — MLNEVLLAVTSGLIVGIFFTAVKLPIPAPPVLSGVMGIVGVYVGSIIYTKYISVLFS, encoded by the coding sequence GTGTTAAATGAAGTTTTGTTGGCCGTAACATCAGGCTTGATCGTCGGTATTTTTTTTACAGCAGTAAAGTTACCCATTCCCGCACCGCCGGTGTTGTCTGGCGTCATGGGAATTGTGGGCGTGTATGTAGGCTCTATCATTTATACCAAATATATCAGTGTGCTTTTTTCCTGA
- a CDS encoding DUF4326 domain-containing protein yields the protein MNCVLILYPTLFKSYSKFSRKLSMLIANLASPRLVFIDDKNEFGAQYTKQHNLAYERIEQPLTKALHNITHAIVFSDGEVFVDEVKALRQGFVKTSVQRIKITRVVNVTRDPVYNGRQSTEQFEYIGRGSPWGNPYPIGIDGDDRNEVLRKYKYDFDYDNFLNITKVGMLALAGKRLGCFCKPDDCHGDFIADYLNTYDDGQ from the coding sequence ATGAATTGTGTTCTTATTCTCTATCCAACGTTATTCAAAAGCTACTCAAAATTCAGTAGAAAGTTGTCGATGCTCATTGCAAATTTAGCGTCTCCACGGCTAGTTTTCATCGATGACAAAAATGAGTTTGGGGCCCAGTATACAAAGCAACATAACCTCGCATACGAACGAATTGAACAACCACTAACCAAAGCGTTGCACAACATTACGCACGCCATTGTATTTAGCGATGGGGAAGTGTTTGTTGATGAGGTAAAGGCCTTACGGCAAGGCTTTGTCAAAACGAGTGTTCAAAGAATTAAAATTACTCGGGTTGTTAATGTCACCAGAGATCCTGTCTATAATGGTAGACAAAGCACCGAGCAGTTCGAATATATTGGCCGAGGGTCACCATGGGGGAATCCATACCCTATTGGTATTGATGGCGATGATCGTAACGAAGTTTTAAGAAAATATAAATATGACTTCGATTACGACAATTTTCTCAACATCACCAAAGTGGGTATGTTGGCACTTGCAGGGAAGCGACTGGGATGTTTCTGTAAACCAGACGACTGTCACGGTGATTTTATCGCTGATTATCTAAATACATATGATGATGGTCAATAA
- the catB gene encoding type B chloramphenicol O-acetyltransferase, translated as MNNYFDSPFVGKSLKEQVTNPNIIVGKHSYYSGYYHNHSFDDCARYLLPDRTDVDKLIIGHYCSIGSGAVFMMAGNQGHQNKWVSTFPFFYQDNDHFVDAKDGFLPSGDTVIGNDVWIGSEAMIMSGVTVGDGAIIASRSVVTKDVAPYSIVGSNPAKHIRFRFSDSEISQLLEMQWWLWNDEQLKGAMSLMCSSDIDGLTDYWHNFSRI; from the coding sequence TTGAATAACTATTTTGATAGCCCTTTCGTTGGTAAATCGTTGAAAGAACAAGTCACCAACCCGAATATTATTGTAGGTAAGCACAGTTACTACTCTGGTTATTACCACAACCACAGTTTTGATGATTGTGCTCGCTATTTGCTGCCTGATAGAACAGATGTGGATAAGCTAATTATTGGCCATTATTGTTCAATTGGTTCTGGCGCCGTGTTTATGATGGCAGGCAATCAAGGTCACCAAAATAAGTGGGTAAGTACTTTCCCATTTTTCTATCAGGATAATGACCATTTTGTTGATGCAAAAGATGGCTTTCTACCCTCAGGTGATACAGTTATTGGTAATGATGTTTGGATTGGAAGCGAAGCGATGATAATGAGCGGTGTAACCGTTGGTGATGGTGCTATTATCGCGAGTCGTTCTGTTGTGACCAAGGACGTTGCTCCCTATTCGATTGTCGGCTCAAATCCTGCCAAGCATATTCGTTTTCGTTTCTCAGACAGTGAAATATCTCAATTGCTGGAAATGCAATGGTGGTTATGGAATGACGAGCAACTTAAAGGTGCCATGAGTCTAATGTGCTCATCAGATATCGATGGTCTTACCGATTATTGGCACAATTTTAGCCGTATCTAA
- a CDS encoding GNAT family N-acetyltransferase: MDIRQIDWTQTIPVRHRVLWPDKPPEFCYVEGDEDGLHFGAFENDELVCVASVYIDGDEARLRKYATEIQFQGLGIGTAVLNEVIAYLKMNHINYFWCDARESALRFYGRFGMLSHGERFYKSDVAYYKMGMHLCPAEDR, encoded by the coding sequence ATGGATATTCGTCAAATCGACTGGACACAAACCATTCCTGTTCGTCATCGAGTTTTATGGCCAGATAAGCCACCCGAATTTTGTTATGTGGAAGGAGATGAAGATGGCCTTCATTTTGGGGCTTTTGAGAATGACGAGCTCGTTTGTGTTGCCTCTGTTTATATAGATGGGGACGAGGCCCGTTTACGCAAGTATGCGACAGAGATTCAGTTCCAAGGACTGGGTATAGGAACGGCGGTTTTGAATGAAGTGATCGCTTATTTGAAAATGAATCACATCAACTATTTTTGGTGTGATGCAAGAGAATCAGCATTACGTTTTTACGGGCGTTTCGGTATGCTTTCCCATGGTGAACGTTTCTATAAAAGTGACGTGGCGTATTACAAAATGGGCATGCACTTATGTCCAGCAGAAGACAGATAA
- a CDS encoding DUF3297 family protein has protein sequence MNDTTSQPALPDHLSGNPRSPHHVAECFEHKIGIRLNGKERFDVEEYCISEGWVKIPSPKAVDRRGQPILIKLKGVVEAFYS, from the coding sequence ATGAACGACACTACATCGCAACCAGCTTTACCAGACCACCTTTCGGGTAATCCTCGCAGCCCACATCATGTGGCTGAATGTTTCGAGCACAAAATTGGCATTCGACTTAACGGCAAAGAGCGCTTTGATGTTGAGGAATATTGCATCAGTGAAGGTTGGGTAAAAATCCCATCACCTAAAGCGGTGGACCGTCGCGGACAACCCATTCTGATTAAGCTAAAGGGCGTTGTCGAAGCTTTTTACAGTTAG
- a CDS encoding sensor domain-containing diguanylate cyclase has protein sequence MELKDRYFTVLDALPDHVFIFSESGIYIDVYGGDDNATGFDCKPFIGRSLYDIAPPDMANEFHSHIIAALESNETQLAHYKFDKQDMIDLPEHVPSPQEIWFEGIIKPLPLIENGERTVVWIAKNITKRHLLEQRLKVLSEIDDLTGIANRRSFTHALSTSLNEYQSCSRSFSILMLDIDRFKRINDTLGHSYGDDAIQYAVKVLKAELNESDCFGRIGGEEFAIILNDVDLEDAAIVAEKLRNTLEKSRFMADEYEINLTISVGVTQVIKTDDDVKNILARADKAMYHSKNTGRNRVSIYSLEMDKNNLLSTG, from the coding sequence ATGGAATTGAAAGATCGATATTTTACCGTGTTAGACGCTTTGCCAGATCATGTGTTTATATTCTCTGAATCAGGTATTTATATCGATGTTTATGGTGGAGATGACAATGCCACTGGTTTTGACTGCAAGCCATTTATTGGACGGTCACTTTATGATATTGCGCCTCCCGACATGGCCAATGAGTTTCATTCCCACATAATAGCGGCTCTGGAGTCGAACGAAACCCAGCTTGCCCACTATAAGTTTGATAAGCAGGACATGATTGACCTACCTGAACATGTCCCGTCTCCGCAAGAAATTTGGTTTGAAGGTATTATTAAGCCTCTTCCATTAATAGAAAACGGTGAGCGTACCGTTGTGTGGATAGCCAAAAATATCACGAAACGCCATCTACTAGAGCAACGACTAAAGGTGTTATCTGAGATCGATGATTTAACCGGTATTGCCAATCGACGCTCATTTACTCACGCATTATCAACCTCTTTAAATGAGTACCAATCATGTAGCCGAAGCTTTTCCATTCTCATGTTGGATATCGATCGCTTTAAACGTATTAATGACACATTAGGACACTCTTATGGCGATGATGCTATTCAGTATGCTGTAAAGGTGCTTAAGGCTGAATTAAATGAATCGGACTGTTTTGGACGAATTGGTGGTGAGGAGTTTGCTATTATTCTCAATGATGTTGACTTAGAAGATGCCGCTATCGTTGCCGAAAAATTAAGAAATACACTGGAAAAAAGCCGATTTATGGCAGATGAGTACGAAATAAACCTCACTATCAGTGTCGGTGTTACGCAGGTCATTAAAACCGATGACGATGTGAAAAACATATTAGCGAGAGCAGATAAAGCGATGTACCACTCGAAGAATACCGGCAGAAATAGGGTCAGTATTTATTCCCTTGAGATGGATAAGAATAATCTTTTATCAACCGGCTGA
- a CDS encoding YgjV family protein yields MSAFFLSQVLVAIAIGFDLMSFQFKERKKIVACLFCAGILISSHFILLEQWTAASLMVIATTRYLMSVFSTSSKLKYLFCSASVLATFITYAGLVSVLSCLGSIFQTVAAFNKDDRRLRELMVVGTAFWLFHNYLVGSPTAVIMEVLFISSNLIGYYRHYYRKSSAV; encoded by the coding sequence GTGTCGGCATTTTTTTTATCTCAGGTCTTAGTCGCAATAGCCATTGGCTTTGACTTGATGTCTTTTCAGTTTAAAGAAAGGAAGAAGATTGTCGCGTGCCTATTTTGCGCTGGGATCCTCATTTCAAGCCATTTTATATTGCTAGAGCAATGGACAGCTGCAAGTCTAATGGTCATTGCCACTACCCGTTATTTAATGAGTGTATTTTCTACCTCGTCAAAGCTTAAGTACCTATTTTGCTCTGCCTCGGTATTAGCTACCTTTATTACTTATGCCGGGTTAGTCAGTGTATTGAGTTGTTTAGGGTCGATTTTTCAAACCGTGGCAGCTTTTAACAAAGATGACCGTCGATTAAGAGAGCTTATGGTGGTAGGCACGGCTTTTTGGCTTTTTCACAATTACTTAGTCGGCTCTCCAACCGCCGTTATAATGGAAGTTCTCTTTATTTCCAGCAACTTAATAGGTTACTACCGACACTACTACAGAAAAAGTAGCGCCGTTTAA
- a CDS encoding GFA family protein, with the protein MVESDKNLASCLCGSVKIEAHEVNPKFTVCHCDTCRSWGGGPFFAVQCGTDVKFQNAEMVKEYKSSPWATRGFCGQCGTHLYYRFNKTGSYNMPVGLFPELNGLAMSMQYFSDQRPDYYCFSNETKELTKAEIEAYFASSV; encoded by the coding sequence ATGGTAGAGTCAGATAAAAATCTCGCGAGTTGTCTTTGTGGAAGCGTCAAAATTGAGGCACATGAGGTCAACCCCAAATTTACAGTTTGTCATTGTGATACCTGCCGTTCTTGGGGTGGAGGTCCGTTTTTTGCCGTTCAGTGTGGTACCGATGTTAAGTTTCAAAACGCTGAAATGGTGAAAGAATACAAATCGTCGCCTTGGGCAACCCGTGGATTCTGTGGCCAATGTGGTACACACCTTTACTACCGCTTCAACAAAACCGGCAGCTACAACATGCCAGTAGGTTTGTTTCCAGAGCTAAACGGTTTGGCCATGAGCATGCAATACTTTAGTGATCAACGTCCAGATTACTATTGCTTCTCAAACGAAACCAAAGAACTGACAAAGGCGGAGATTGAAGCTTATTTTGCTTCATCGGTCTAG
- a CDS encoding VOC family protein, translated as MISHIDHVVLTVSDIEFSVKFYRQVLLMDEITFANGRKALRFGNQKINLQTLGQEPRNNALVGSGDLCLITHWSLDDVVAHLKNENIEIIEGPIEKSGALGQITSVYFLDPDNNLVEISVYN; from the coding sequence ATGATAAGTCATATTGATCATGTGGTTCTGACTGTTTCTGATATTGAATTTTCGGTGAAGTTTTATCGCCAAGTTTTGCTTATGGATGAGATTACATTTGCAAACGGGCGCAAGGCACTAAGATTTGGAAACCAGAAAATCAATCTTCAAACGTTAGGGCAAGAACCAAGAAATAATGCTCTCGTTGGCTCTGGTGACTTGTGTCTTATTACTCATTGGAGCCTAGACGATGTTGTCGCGCACTTGAAGAACGAAAATATAGAGATCATAGAAGGCCCCATCGAAAAGTCGGGAGCCTTAGGTCAAATTACGTCGGTCTATTTTTTGGATCCAGATAATAATTTGGTAGAAATTAGCGTGTATAATTAG